Within Staphylococcus sp. NRL 16/872, the genomic segment TTCAAGTGAAGTATTGGGCAACCCTATTGAATCAGTAAAATGGTTAAATAAAAAATTACATGCTCATGGCAAAAAGCTAGAAAAAGGACAATTCATTTCTTCAGGTACATTTATCTCTCCGTTACATTTAGAGAAAGGCACTTATACTGCGAAATATGACAAAGTCGGCAGTGTTACAGTCCAAGTAGTCCGCTAGTTTCCAATAAGGTCAGGATAGGATGAAGATATTCACCTGACCTTTTTTATTTCAAATGAGAATCCCCTATCACTATATTTTAAGTACAAAGCTTTCATATTACTTTCCTCTTGTCCCTCTCACTATATTTAAACGCTTCTCGCGCTAGTTTTACTTCTTCATTTTCAAAAATAAAGCATCTCCATTATCAAATACTAATGTTTAGTTGAGAATGATTAAGGATAATTGATAGTAAGAGGTATTTGTAATTTACAATATTTATTTAAAAAATATAAATTTAAATACTTCTTAAACATCTTAACAAAATATATAAAAACCCTTATTTGACAGTATTCAAACAATATTTACGTTCTCATAAGTGTATTAAGTTGACGAAATAGAAATGAAGTGTAATAATAATATTCAAGAAATTAGAATTATTATAAATAAGCAATTATTCTTATGTAATTCTAATAATTTATTCGAAAATCAGGAGGAATTTAAGTTATGTCTTTAATTAATAAAGAAATTTTACCATTCACAGCTCAAGCTTATGATCCTAAAAATGATGAATTTAAAGAAGTAAGCCAAGATGATTTCAAAGGTTCTTGGAGTGTAGTTTGTTTCTACCCTGCTGACTTCTCATTCGTATGTCCAACTGAATTAGAAGATTTACAAAACCAATATGATAAATTACAAGATTTAGGTGTTAACGTATTCTCAGTATCAACTGATACTCATTTCGTACACAAAGCATGGCACGATCATTCAGACGCAATTAGCAAAATCCAATACAATATGATTGGTGACCCTTCTCAAACTATTACTCGCAACTTCGACGTATTAGATGAAGAAGTTGGATTAGCTCAACGTGGTACTTTCATCATTGACCCAGACGGCGTTGTTCAAGCAGCTGAAATCAATGCAGACGGTATCGGTCGTGACGCTAGCACATTAGTTAACAAAATCAAAGCAGCGCAATATGTACGTCAACATCCAGGTGAAGTATGCCCAGCTAAATGGGAAGAAGGTTCTGAATCATTACAACCAGGATTAGACTTAGTAGGTAAAATTTAAGGAGGCATTATAGAATGCTTAATGCTGATTTAAAACAACAATTACAGCAACTTTTAGGTCTTATGGAAGGCGATGTTGAATTCAGAGCTAGTATTGGTTCTGATGATAAATCTAAAGAGTTAAAAGAACTTTTAGATGAAATCGCTGAAATGTCAGACCACATTACTATTGTAGATAAAGAATTAAAACGTACGCCAAGTTTTTCAGTAAGTAAACCTGAAGAAGATACTGGCATTACGTTTGCTGGTATCCCTTTAGGCCACGAATTCAACTCACTTGTTCTAGCAATTTTACAAGTGAGTGGTCGTGCCCCTAAAGAAAAACAATCAATCATTGATCAAATTAAAGGTTTAGAAGGTAACTATCACTTTGAAACTTATGTAAGTTTAACGTGTCAAAAATGTCCAGATGTTGTTCAAGCATTAAACTTAATGAGTGTAATCAATCCTAATATCACTCATACTATGATTGATGGTGCGGTCTTCCGTGAAGAATCAGAAGACATTATGGCCGTTCCTGCAGTCTTCTTAGACGGTGAAGAATTTGGCAATGGTCGTATGACTATTTCTGATATCTTAACTAAATTAGGAAGCACGCAAGACGCTTCTGAATTTAACAATAAAGAACCATATGATGTTTTAATCATCGGTGGTGGACCAGCAAGTGGTAGTGCTGCAATTTATACTGCACGTAAAGGTTTACGTACAGGTATTGTAGCTGACCGTATCGGTGGTCAAGTTAACGATACTGCTGGTATCGAGAACTTCATTACTGTTAAAGAAACAACTGGTTCTCAATTCTCTGCTAACTTAGCAGCACATATCGAGGAATACGATATTGATACTATGACAGGTATCCGTGCTACTAATATTGAGAAAACAGATAAAGCTATTCGTGTCACACTTGAAAATGATGCAGTACTTGAAAGTAAAACTGCTATCATCTCAACAGGTGCAAGCTGGCGTAAATTAAACATTCCTGGTGAAGATCGCTTAATCAACAAAGGTGTTGCTTTCTGCCCTCACTGTGATGGTCCTTTATTTGAAAATAAAGACGTTGCAGTAATCGGTGGCGGTAACTCAGGCGTTGAAGCAGCTATCGATTTAGCAGGTATTGTTAATCATGTTACATTATTTGAATATTCATCTGAACTTAAAGCAGATACAGTATTACAAGATCGTTTACGTTCTCTATCAAACGTAGACATTCATACAAATGCTAGAACGGCTGAAGTTTTAGGTGAAGATCATGTAACTGGCTTAAGCTACGAAGACTTAGAATCAGGCGAAATGAAAGAATTAAGCCTTGATGGTATCTTTGTACAAATTGGCTTAGTACCAAATACAAGTTGGATTAGTGACGCAGTAGAATTAAATAATCGTGGAGAAGTAGTTATCGATCGCGATAATCGTACAAATGTTCCAGGCATTTTTGCTGCTGGTGACGTTACTGATCAAAAAAATAAACAAATTATTATTTCAATGGGCGCAGGTGCCAATGCGGCATTAAATGCCTTTGATTATATAATTAGAAATTAATAACTAGAAACAATCTAGTCTGTCACTTAACCTATCAATTATCTTCATATAACCCGAGATGCTTATATTAGTATCTCGGTTTTTTAGTACATGAAATTAATTTTTAAAAATAAATGCTTTAGTTAGCTAAATAAATTATAAATATTTGCCATAAATTGTTCATAGATCATTGTTATTTTAAGTTCTAATTATTCAAATATTTTCCTATAAATGATACTCTATTATTATGTTTTATTAATAAAGGAGATTATTAAAATCTATGAAAAAGAGTATTATAGTTGGCGCATTTTTAACACTACTATTAACTTTAAGTGCCTGTGCACCTCATGATAATAACAGTGATGATAAGAACGAAGATCATCTACAAAGTAATGGTATTACGGCTCCAAAGCATGCTAAAAAATTAACAGATAAAGACGTCTTCACATCGGATAAATCTAATCAAAAAATTAGCGAAGATGAGATGAATAAAGCGATTAAAAAATATTTAGATGTTAATAGCGACATTTTAGATAATAAATATATTTTACAAAGTCAGATAGATAAACAAAGTGGTGGCCAAACTAGAGTCACAAAATCTCAAGCAAATAAATTGAGTAATTTATCGAATGTAGCCGTTAAAAATGATTTACACTTTAAGAAATTTGTTGAAAATAATACTATACCGTCAGGCTATAAAGACAATGTGACTCGTATTATCAACTATTTCAACGCTTTAAACAGCACCATTTCGGATATAGATGAAAAATTAGAACAACTTAATTATGAACCTCAAAATACAATTAATGTTGTGGATGTGCCTACGCATTTTGCTGGAGATGTAAATGGCAAACAACAAAATAAAATTAAGAAGTTCCTAAAAGATAAAAATATCAAAACAGATGTTTTTGACAAGTAATAGAAGAAATCCTAACTTCAACGAGTGATTTAATCTCGTTAAAGTTAGGATTTTTTAAATCTCTATGTATATCGGCTTACAATTTTCAATATTTTGATCTAACGCTTCCTCTTCGGTAAGTATACCAAAGTAAAATAGCATGCAACGAATGACTACTTGATGAGCTACTATTACTATTGTTTCAGCTTCTTGCGATACTTCATTTTCAAAAAATAAACGAATTCTATTTAGGACATCTCCGTAACTCTCACCTTTAGGCGCTTTCTGCGTAAAACTATGACGGAAATCTTTATATTCTGGATGGTTAAAATATTGATGAAATTGAGTATCTTTCATTAATTTATCTTTATACTCTCCTTCAAATACACCTAATGAACGTTCTCTAAGACTTGAGGTGATGGTAGTAGGAATGTCATATGAAAAAATATTATTATAGGTTTCAATTGTACGCGTTAAATCAGATACATATATGTGATCAATGCTTATATCTTTAAAGTAACTTTCTAATTTCTTCGCATCTTCAATCCCTTTTTCAGTTAAATGTACATCTAATTGGCCACAGAAATAAGCGCGATGATGTTTATTATCATAGTTCGATTGCGACTCGCCATGTCTCACTAAATATAATTTCAATTCAATATTTCTCCTTCTTTTTTAAAATTAAGTACGCTTACTTTAAAACAATTAAACGTTTATCATCTTTAAGATAGCTATATGCAAGCAATAATAATATACATTATCTTATAACATTTTAGACATCCAGACGTCTAAATGAATAAAAATTAGCATTAGAACCATATTAAAATTGAAATATATGTACTTACACTCAATTAAATATTTCTACTACTTTAATATGAATACATAATTTTATGAGTTTTATCACTTTATGATTGTCATACTATCACTTTACATGATACTATTAATGTGTAGTTAAATAATAACTACAAAGTCTTTTATATTCATGAACATAATACTCCTGGGTGACGCCTTAACCCGACGTCACCCTCTTTTTATACCCTTTTTTAATTTTTCCCATAATAAAAAGAGGGTCTATTTAACATAGCCTCTTTAACAATTCAATTATACTTATTTTTTGATAACTCGGAAGATTAAACTTACGATGAAAATAAGAATAATTGCACCTAATAATGCTGGGAAGATTGGTACGCCACCCCATACAGGACCCCACATACCGAAGATTCTACTACCG encodes:
- the ahpC gene encoding alkyl hydroperoxide reductase subunit C — protein: MSLINKEILPFTAQAYDPKNDEFKEVSQDDFKGSWSVVCFYPADFSFVCPTELEDLQNQYDKLQDLGVNVFSVSTDTHFVHKAWHDHSDAISKIQYNMIGDPSQTITRNFDVLDEEVGLAQRGTFIIDPDGVVQAAEINADGIGRDASTLVNKIKAAQYVRQHPGEVCPAKWEEGSESLQPGLDLVGKI
- the ahpF gene encoding alkyl hydroperoxide reductase subunit F; the encoded protein is MLNADLKQQLQQLLGLMEGDVEFRASIGSDDKSKELKELLDEIAEMSDHITIVDKELKRTPSFSVSKPEEDTGITFAGIPLGHEFNSLVLAILQVSGRAPKEKQSIIDQIKGLEGNYHFETYVSLTCQKCPDVVQALNLMSVINPNITHTMIDGAVFREESEDIMAVPAVFLDGEEFGNGRMTISDILTKLGSTQDASEFNNKEPYDVLIIGGGPASGSAAIYTARKGLRTGIVADRIGGQVNDTAGIENFITVKETTGSQFSANLAAHIEEYDIDTMTGIRATNIEKTDKAIRVTLENDAVLESKTAIISTGASWRKLNIPGEDRLINKGVAFCPHCDGPLFENKDVAVIGGGNSGVEAAIDLAGIVNHVTLFEYSSELKADTVLQDRLRSLSNVDIHTNARTAEVLGEDHVTGLSYEDLESGEMKELSLDGIFVQIGLVPNTSWISDAVELNNRGEVVIDRDNRTNVPGIFAAGDVTDQKNKQIIISMGAGANAALNAFDYIIRN
- a CDS encoding NDxxF motif lipoprotein, whose protein sequence is MKKSIIVGAFLTLLLTLSACAPHDNNSDDKNEDHLQSNGITAPKHAKKLTDKDVFTSDKSNQKISEDEMNKAIKKYLDVNSDILDNKYILQSQIDKQSGGQTRVTKSQANKLSNLSNVAVKNDLHFKKFVENNTIPSGYKDNVTRIINYFNALNSTISDIDEKLEQLNYEPQNTINVVDVPTHFAGDVNGKQQNKIKKFLKDKNIKTDVFDK
- a CDS encoding histidine phosphatase family protein, coding for MKLYLVRHGESQSNYDNKHHRAYFCGQLDVHLTEKGIEDAKKLESYFKDISIDHIYVSDLTRTIETYNNIFSYDIPTTITSSLRERSLGVFEGEYKDKLMKDTQFHQYFNHPEYKDFRHSFTQKAPKGESYGDVLNRIRLFFENEVSQEAETIVIVAHQVVIRCMLFYFGILTEEEALDQNIENCKPIYIEI
- a CDS encoding GlsB/YeaQ/YmgE family stress response membrane protein, giving the protein MSFIIMIIVGGLIGWVAGMIMGKDIPGGIIGNIIAGLIGSAIGSRIFGMWGPVWGGVPIFPALLGAIILIFIVSLIFRVIKK